A stretch of the Rosa rugosa chromosome 5, drRosRugo1.1, whole genome shotgun sequence genome encodes the following:
- the LOC133712282 gene encoding probable pectinesterase 67 encodes MMFKLQGLVAFAITLFVSASFTHGGHPSVEDEKIGSPLLTQELHTNNTILVDINGGGQFKSIQAAIDSVPAGNNKWVIIHVRRGVYREKVHVPQDKPHIFLRGNGRGKTHIVWSQSSHDNIESATFKVESPYFIAFGISFKNEAPTGVAYTSQNQSVAAFVGADRVAFYHCAFYSTHNTLFDYKGRHYYDNCYIQGSIDFIFGRARSTFHSCEIFVISDKRVSIKGSVTANHRENANEFSGFVFIKGKVYGVGDHVYLGRAKGPFSRVVFAETYLSKTIVPQGWTNWSYAGGTENLFHAEYNCKGPGADFAQRAPWAKQLTEKEAAPFLSIDFIDGREWLPVWI; translated from the exons ATGATGTTCAAGTTACAAGGTTTAGTTGCCTTCGCAATCACATTGTTCGTCTCCGCCTCTTTCACTCATGGCGGCCACCCCAGCGTCGAAGATGAAAAGATCGGCTCTCCCCTCCTGACTCAAGAGCTACACACCAACAACACCATCCTGGTCGATATCAACGGCGGTGGCCAATTCAAGTCCATCCAGGCCGCCATCGATTCTGTTCCTGCAGGCAACAATAAGTGGGTTATCATCCATGTTAGGAGAGGGGTGTACAGAGAAAAAGTGCACGTACCCCAAGACAAACCCCATATTTTCTTGAGAGGCAATGGGAGGGGAAAGACACACATTGTTTGGTCCCAAAGCTCTCATGACAACATTGAATCTGCAACTTTCAAAGTAGAATCTCCATACTTCATTGCCTTTGGAATCAGCTTCAAG AATGAGGCTCCAACTGGTGTGGCATACACGTCGCAAAATCAGTCGGTGGCAGCATTTGTGGGTGCAGACAGGGTTGCATTTTACCACTGTGCTTTCTACAGTACCCATAACACCCTTTTCGATTACAAGGGCAGGCATTACTATGATAACTGCTACATCCAAGGCTCAATCGACTTCATCTTCGGACGTGCTAGGTCTACCTTCCAT AGCTGTGAGATTTTTGTGATTTCAGACAAGAGGGTTTCCATCAAAGGGTCTGTAACAGCTAATCACCGAGAGAATGCGAACGAGTTCAGTGGGTTTGTATTTATCAAAGGCAAGGTGTATGGTGTAGGTGATCATGTCTACTTGGGTAGAGCCAAGGGCCCCTTTTCCAGAGTCGTTTTTGCAGAAACCTACCTCTCTAAGACCATTGTGCCCCAGGGTTGGACCAATTGGAGTTATGCCGGAGGAACAGA GAACCTGTTCCACGCGGAGTACAATTGCAAAGGGCCAGGAGCCGACTTTGCACAGCGCGCTCCATGGGCGAAGCAACTGACGGAGAAAGAGGCCGCACCATTCCTGTCGATCGACTTCATCGACGGACGGGAATGGCTCCCAGTGTGGATATGA
- the LOC133712283 gene encoding glycine-rich cell wall structural protein-like, with translation MGKFSKFVGVFAVMLVVVVAIAECRKLEKETFSEGGVGGGAGGGAGGGFGGGKGGGVGVGGGVGGGGGAGGGAGGGFGGGKGGGVGGGSGGGVGGGSGGGGGVGGGFGGGKGGGAGGGVGGGSGKGGGVGGGSGGGVGGGSGAGGGFGGGAGGGVGGGSGKGGGVGGGSGGGVGGGSGAGGGFGGGKGGGAGGGVGGGSGGGVGGGSGAGGGFGGGKGGGAGGGVGGGSGGGGGVGGGSGGGVGGGAGGGGGVGGGAGGGAGGGFGGGAGGGAGGGAGGGFGGGGGAGGGGGIGGGF, from the coding sequence ATGGGGAAGTTTTCTAAGTTTGTTGGAGTTTTTGCTGTGATGCTTGTAGTGGTGGTAGCCATAGCCGAGTGTAGGAAGCTTGAGAAAGAAACGTTTTCGGAAGGTGGTGTTGGAGGTGGCGCAGGAGGTGGTGCAGGTGGAGGCTTTGGCGGTGGTAAAGGTGGCGGCGTTGGAGTAGGAGGTGGAgttggtggtggaggaggagcGGGTGGTGGTGCAGGTGGAGGCTTTGGGGGTGGTAAAGGTGGTGGTGTTGGAGGAGGAAGCGGTGGAGGTGTTGGCGGAGGAAGCGGTGGGGGCGGAGGTGTTGGTGGAGGCTTTGGGGGTGGTAAAGGTGGTGGTGCTGGGGGAGGAGTTGGTGGAGGAAGTGGTAAAGGTGGAGGTGTTGGTGGAGGCTCTGGAGGAGGTGTTGGTGGAGGAAGCGGTGCTGGTGGAGGCTTTGGGGGTGGTGCTGGGGGAGGAGTTGGTGGAGGAAGTGGTAAAGGTGGAGGTGTTGGTGGAGGCTCCGGAGGAGGAGTTGGTGGAGGAAGCGGGGCTGGTGGAGGCTTTGGGGGTGGTAAAGGTGGTGGTGCTGGGGGAGGAGTTGGTGGAGGCTCTGGAGGAGGAGTTGGTGGAGGAAGCGGTGCTGGTGGAGGCTTTGGCGGTGGTAAAGGTGGTGGTGCTGGGGGAGGAGTTGGTGGAGGAAGCGGTGGTGGCGGAGGTGTTGGTGGAGGCTCTGGAGGTGGTGTTGGGGGAGGAGCGGGTGGCGGAGGCGGTGTCGGTGGAGGTGCTGGCGGAGGCGCTGGGGGCGGTTTTGGAGGAGGAGCCGGTGGCGGTGCTGGTGGAGGTGCTGGTGGAGGATTCGGAGGAGGCGGTGGagctggtggtggtgggggaATTGGTGGTGGGTTTTAA
- the LOC133711251 gene encoding uncharacterized protein LOC133711251, whose amino-acid sequence MAGDDADVTGNDKGKGMAIAAPVLIPPSSTHGEKPEKFSGTNFKCWQQKMLFYLTTLNLAKFLKESAPASGSTVEEAAAVDAWHHADFLCKNYILNGLDIVLYKVYSPIKNAKSLWESLEKKYKTEDAGAKKYIIGCFLDYKMVDTKTVLSQVEEFQLILHEMAAENLSINETLQVGCIIEKLPPSWKDFKNYLKHKRKEMDLEGLIVRLRVEEGNRISDKRSDASSMMAKVLVMEDELQNKNKKRKFSGKNYKPGNSKKFKGKCFNCNKTGHRAMECHSKKNKGYKKATEANMTEEDKLSVDFADMNLSAMVTEVNMITSAEEWWIDTGATCHICFDKKMFSTYAEVNQGEQLFMGNASTSMVQGTGNIVLKLISGKEITLNNVLHVPDIRKNLISGSMLIKNGFRVIFEVDKVILTKNGIYVGKGYLSNGLFKICSQEVQGKSI is encoded by the coding sequence ATGGCTGGTGACGATGCTGACGTTACTGGAAATGATAAGGGAAAAGGAATGGCTATTGCAGCACCTGTGTTGATTCCTCCTTCCTCCACTCATGGGGAGAAACCCGAGAAATTTAGTGGGACAAACTTCAAATGCTGGCAGCAAAAGATGTTGTTCTACCTCACTACTCTGAACTTGGCCAAATTTCTGAAAGAAAGTGCTCCTGCATCAGGAAGCACTGTGGAAGAGGCTGCTGCTGTAGATGCATGGCATCATGCAGATTTTCTATGCAAGAATTACATTCTTAATGGATTGGACATTGTACTTTACAAAGTGTACAGTCCAATAAAGAATGCTAAAAGCTTGTGGGAGTCTTTAGAAAAGAAATACAAGACCGAAGATGCTGGAGCAAAGAAATATATAATCGGTTGTTTTCTTGACTACAAGATGGTAGATACTAAAACTGTACTCAGTCAAGTTGAGGAGTTTCAATTGATCCTACATGAGATGGCTGCAGAAAATCTGTCAATTAATGAAACTTTGCAAGTGGGATGTATTATTGAGAAACTTCCTCCATCTTGGAAGGATTTCAAGAATTACCTCAAGCATAAGCGCAAGGAGATGGATCTTGAGGGTCTAATTGTGAGGCTACGGGTTGAGGAAGGCAATCGCATATCTGACAAGAGAAGTGATGCTAGTTCTATGATGGCCAAGGTACTTGTCATGGAAGATGAactacaaaacaaaaataagaagagaaagtTCTCTGGGAAAAATTATAAGCCAGGAAACTCAAAGAAGTTCAAAGGCAAGTGTTTCAATTGTAATAAGACAGGCCATCGTGCTATGGAATGTCATAGCAAGAAAAACAAAGGCTACAAGAAAGCCACTGAAGCAAACATGACTGAGGAAGATAAATTGTCTGTTGATTTTGCTGATATGAATCTTTCAGCCATGGTGACTGAAGTCAATATGATAACAAGCGCCGAAGAATGGTGGATAGACACAGGGGCTACTTGCCATATATGTTTTGATAAGAAGATGTTCTCTACCTATGCTGAAGTAAATCAAGGAGAGCAATTATTCATGGGCAATGCTTCCACATCAATGGTTCAAGGCACTGGTAATATTGTTTTAAAGTTGATATCTGGGAAAGAAATTACTTTAAACAATGTACTTCATGTGCCTGATATTCGAAAGAATTTAATCTCTGGTTCGATGTTGATCAAAAATGGATTTCGTGTGATCTTTGAAGTTGATAAAGTCATACTTACCAAGAACGGGATATATGTAGGAAAAGGTTATCTCAGTAATGGCCTTTTCAAGATATGCTCCCAAGAAGTCCAAGGAAAGAGTATCTAA
- the LOC133707855 gene encoding uncharacterized protein LOC133707855 — protein MEGAGEEGIDRIEDSKDLQQQSKAFDKLTDRVEDRQLDSTRVQEAMASIAATSEADLEAMRKREKELATVKINPRDVEIIANELELDKLVAERTLREHKGDAVAAIRHLLH, from the exons atggAGGGCGCAGGAGAAGAAGGAATTGATAGGATCGAGGACTCGAAGGACTTGCAGCAACAGAGCAAAGCCTTCGATAAGCTCACTGACCGCGTCGAAGATCGCCAGCTCGACTCCACCCGAGTCCAGGAGGCCATGGCTTCCATCGCTGCCACCTCAGAAGCCGATTTGGAAGCTATGAGAAAGAG GGAGAAAGAATTGGCTACTGTGAAGATCAATCCACGCGACGTTGAGATAATTGCAAATGAACTAGAGCTGGACAAGTTGGTTGCTGAGAGGACCTTGAGGGAGCACAAAGGTGATGCTGTTGCTGCCATTAGGCACTTGCTTCACTAG